The DNA segment CTGTTGGTCGATGCGGGGAAGCGCATCGCCAAGGGCGAAAAGATCGCCGAGCTGGAAAGCGACAAATCCGTATTCGATTTCGAGGCGCCCTGCGATGGCGTCATCCGCCGCATCTTCTGCCGAGCGGGCGACATCATCGAAGTGGGGACTCCGTTTCTCCGTATTGAGACGGATGATACATCGATGGGGCACATGAAGGTGGAGGATTCGGAGGTGCAGGAGGCGCCCGCGGCGAAATCCGCTCCTGCGGCGTCGGACCCTAAAACCTCGACCGGCTTGCGGGAGATCGCGCCCGCGACGCCCGCGGCTTCGGCCGCAGCTTCGGCCCCATCGTCCGCTGAGCACTCCAGCATTCGTTGGACGCCTAGGGCGAAAAAGCTGGCCTTGGAGCGTGGTGTAAATCCGGATACAATCACCGACATCGTCGGTACAGGTCCGGGCTCCCGCGTTACGGGCGAAGATATTACAGCCTATCTGGACACCCAATCTGCAGCCGAGACGAACGCGTCCGCTCTGCCTGTCTCCAGCGAGGCCATAGGTGGGGAATCGGCTTCTCGCACGGTGCGGGTCGCGGGCATCGGCTACGCGGTGCCTAAGAACATTCGCTCCAACGCGGAGATTCTGAAGCAGTTTCCGGGCAAGACCGAAGACGAGATCGTCAAGGTGACCGGCATCCAGCAACGCTACGTGATCGAGGAGGGCGAGTCGGCCACCAGCTTGGCCAGTTCCGCCACGCGCGACGCCCTGGCGATGGCGGAGTTGGACGTTTGCGACATCGATGCGGTGGTGGTGGCGACCTTGCTGCCGGATCAGCCGGTACCCGGCGCTGCGAGCGCCTTGGCTAAGAAGCTGGGCATCGAAAAGGCGCTGGCCTTCGACTTGAACGCGGCGTGTTCCGGCTGGCTCTACGCGCTCGAAGTCGGCCGCAGTCTCATCCTCGGCGGCACCGCGAAGAACATCCTGGTGGTCACGGCTGAAATCCTCTCGCGCATCACCAATCCGAAGGATCACGAGACGGCCTTTCTTTTTGGCGACGGCGCTGGCGCGGCTATCCTGACCCCGCAGTCAGGTGGACATCGTTTGAATCGTTTGGAGCTCAGCGGCGACGCTCGCTACACCGACGCCATTTCCCGGGCTGGCGGCGGAGCGCTCAACCCGATGCCTAAACCCGGCGATGACTTGGATCCGTTCTATCTGAAGATGGATGGCGGCGTGGTGTTCAAACGGGCGGTGCTGGCGTTTTCCAACATCATCGAGAGCGCTCTGGAGCGCCATGGTCTGACGCCCGACGAGGTTTCCTGGGTGGTGCCGCACCAGGCCAATGCTCGTATCCTGCGGGCCGTGAGCAAGCGCGTCGGCATCCCTTACGAAAAATTCGTGGTGACCATCAACAAGTACGGCAATACTTCGGCAGCTTCCGTTTCCATGGCCCTTGGTTGGGCGGCCAAAGAGGAGATTTTCGAAGAAGGAGACAAGATCATCTTCTGCTCCGTGGGTGCCGGATTCACCTACGCGGGTGGTTTGATGACCTGGTAGAGACCTTGGCGGATGCCTCCGGTCGGAGCGGCTCCTTTGGGTGTTAGGCAGCCTATTCGTTGGCTCCCGACGCTAGCTTTCGGCAGAGGCGTCGCAGCACTTGGAAGGAAGCGATGGCGATCAGAATGGCGCCGATGGCGATGAGTCCCGTTTCGGCGCCCAGCCAGCCGCCAAGCGACGCTTCGGATGCCCCGGTTTCCCGATAGGAGCCGGTTTGAATGAGACTTTCGGATGCTTCGCTGTTCATCTGTAGTTGCGGGTGAGTCGGTCGGCGGATCGTCCGACCGTGTTGGCGGTCCAAACTCTCGTTTCGGACGATCCGATTTCTAGGTAGCTAAGCTCATGCCAACATTGAGCGTCATCGCTTTTACGTTTCGCCATCAGCGGCTTAGAGATTTGCGCTTGTTTTCCGCGAAACGAAAAAGCGTAAGCAGACTTAACAGCTTGCAAGGAAAGCCGACATGATTGGGGCATGGGGAAATTCGACGGGAGCTCCGTCAGGGAAACGCTGATGGGCGCTAGCTCGTGGTAAGCTCGTACTGAGTAATGCTGAGGGCGTATTGAGCGGCGGTTTCGCACCGCATTACGTGGGGGCCGAGCGTGGTAGGAAGAAACCCGCAGGAGAGGGCGAGTTGCGTCTCGTCTGGCGTGAAGTCGCCTTCCGGCCCCACGAGCCAGATGACGCTGCGTGGCTTTTGTCCACCGTTTTTTTCCAGGCTGCGCTGCCAATGCGTTTTCAGCGACGCGGCGCCTGGGGCGAGGCTGGCGATAAGCTTGAGTTCGAACTGGGCCGCATTTTCTAGAAAGGAGGAAAAGTCCTGCAAGGGCTCGATACGCATGAGGAAGGGATTTCCGCTCTGCTTCGCTCCTTCCAGAGTGGCCGCTTCCCATTTCTGGTTTTTTGTCTCCTGTCGCTTCCCTTCGATTCGGCTTTCGGTGTGGCTTGTGAGAATCGGGTACAGCTGCTGCGTGCCGATCTCGGTCGCTTTCCGGATGATGCTTTCCATCAGTTTGCCTTTGGGCACCGCTTGAGCGAGAGCCAAGGTATGCTCGGGAGGGGCGAACTGGTGCGCGTGTTCGATCTGAAGCCGTGCTTTGCGCTTGTTGGCGTCGACCAGACGGGCGTCCCATTCGTGTCCGGCGCCGTCGAAGACGCGCACGGGATCTCCCTTTCGCGCTCGGTTCGCCGCTACCAGATGGTTGGATTCCTCGGGGGAAAGGAGGATGGAATCGCCCTGAATCCACTCGATTTGGCAGAAGCATCGATAGTCTGGCATGAGAAAACCTATCGGGA comes from the Pelagicoccus sp. SDUM812003 genome and includes:
- a CDS encoding beta-ketoacyl-ACP synthase 3 produces the protein MTFQIDVPIPSMGATVNEMTLIDLLVDAGKRIAKGEKIAELESDKSVFDFEAPCDGVIRRIFCRAGDIIEVGTPFLRIETDDTSMGHMKVEDSEVQEAPAAKSAPAASDPKTSTGLREIAPATPAASAAASAPSSAEHSSIRWTPRAKKLALERGVNPDTITDIVGTGPGSRVTGEDITAYLDTQSAAETNASALPVSSEAIGGESASRTVRVAGIGYAVPKNIRSNAEILKQFPGKTEDEIVKVTGIQQRYVIEEGESATSLASSATRDALAMAELDVCDIDAVVVATLLPDQPVPGAASALAKKLGIEKALAFDLNAACSGWLYALEVGRSLILGGTAKNILVVTAEILSRITNPKDHETAFLFGDGAGAAILTPQSGGHRLNRLELSGDARYTDAISRAGGGALNPMPKPGDDLDPFYLKMDGGVVFKRAVLAFSNIIESALERHGLTPDEVSWVVPHQANARILRAVSKRVGIPYEKFVVTINKYGNTSAASVSMALGWAAKEEIFEEGDKIIFCSVGAGFTYAGGLMTW
- a CDS encoding RsmE family RNA methyltransferase — protein: MPDYRCFCQIEWIQGDSILLSPEESNHLVAANRARKGDPVRVFDGAGHEWDARLVDANKRKARLQIEHAHQFAPPEHTLALAQAVPKGKLMESIIRKATEIGTQQLYPILTSHTESRIEGKRQETKNQKWEAATLEGAKQSGNPFLMRIEPLQDFSSFLENAAQFELKLIASLAPGAASLKTHWQRSLEKNGGQKPRSVIWLVGPEGDFTPDETQLALSCGFLPTTLGPHVMRCETAAQYALSITQYELTTS